The Chloroflexota bacterium sequence CGTGGGTGACGCCCAAGAACTCCCCCACCTCCAGCGGTACCTCGGTGATCTCCTGCCGCAGGACGCGGGTGCCGACCTCGAGCCCCATGCGCGTCACGTCGTCGTAGAAACCGCTGGCGCGCTGGACGAAGCGCTCGGAGAGCTTCTTTTCGGCGACGAAGCTGCCGCGACCGCGCACGGTGCGGATGAAGCCAGCGTGCGCGAGGTTGCGGAGCGTCTGGCGCGTCACGCTGCGCGATACATGGTACGTGGCGCAGATCTCGTTCTCCGACGGGAGGAGGTCGCCGGGTCGATACAGCCCCGCGTCGATCTCGGCGCGGATGATCTGCTCGAGCTGGTGATAGAGCGGCGTCGGCGCGGTGCGGTCGATCTGTCGTAATCGTCCGGGTGATCGTGCCTGATCAGCCATCCGAATCACCGTCGCTCCGAACAGCCATGTCGGGGGTCACGCCATCGGGGACGATCGCCACCGCCAGGAGCGTGTCCTCCTCGATGTCGTGCCAGTCATGCAACGTGCCGGGATGGAAGACGTAGGTCTCGGGGCCTACATAGTCGAGGGCGCGCCCGGTGGGAAGCCCCAGCGTGCCGCGCCCGCGAACAATGAGACAAAAGGCGAGCTTGGGACTGGAGTGCATGACGTAGCCGCCGCCGGCGGCGATCTCGACCAGCTGAAGCTCGACTTCGCCGCGATCCTCGATGCGGTAGACGCCCACCCCGTGGAGCGGCTGCCCGTCGAGGTGAGGCACCGGATCCAATTCCGGTGCCTCACGGACGTTGGCGCTGATCTCGCCGTTGACGATGTCGAAAACCGTGACTCGCATGACGTTCAGCTCCGTTCCTCGACCGATGCGCCCTGCGGCGCGTCTGCCATCGCGCGGAAGACCGGCGTGAGCGCGTCGCCCAGTGCCCGGTAGGCGCCGCGCAGCTGGTCATAGATTGCGTGGCGTTCGGCATCAGGCCGAACAGCCGTGCCGGCTCTCTGCCACGAGTCTGCCGCCGAGGCCACATCGCGCACGTGCCCGGTGGCGGCGGCGGCGATGATTGCGTCGCCCAGGACGCCGCACTCCTGCGTCACGACCGGAATCCAGTCGATGCCCAGCACGTCCGCCTTGATCTGGTTCCACAACGCACTCGCCGCACCGCCACCGATCGCCCGCGTTTCGCGCAGGTCACCGCTGCCCGCCTCAGCCGCCAGCCGTGCCCACTCGGCGTACTCGAAGGCGATCCCCTCGAGCAGTGACCGGAAGAGATGGCCCCGGGTGTGTCTCGACGTGAGGCCCACCCAGCTGCCGCGAGCATGAGGCTGCGGCGGCAGCACCCGCCCCTGAAAGTGCGGGAACCAGAGCAGGCCCTCGCTCCCCGGAGGGACGCTCGCGGCCAGCGCATCGAGGGTTGCGTAGGCGTCCGGCTCCGAGGCGAGGTCCGACGCGATCTCGTCGCGAAACCAGCGCAGGGCGAGTCCGCCGCCGTTGACGAACGCGAGGTTGACGAATGTGCCGGGCGCGACGCCCCGCGTGGCCATCAGCGTCCGCGCCGCGGTATCGGGGCGGAAGCCGTCGACGCAGATGCCGAACACACTGGCCGTTCCGGCCGCGTCGAAGGCCTGTCCGGGACGGACGACCGCCGCCCCCAGCGCCGAGGCCGCGGTATCTCCGGCGCCGGCCGCGATCGGCGTGCCGCGCGGCAGGCCGCTCGCGGAGCTCGCCTC is a genomic window containing:
- a CDS encoding FGGY family carbohydrate kinase, with the translated sequence MPVFVGCDLGTMGSKAAVVGDDGTILGAALEEVHLHRPRAGWVEQDPLEIEASAHRVIRRALDESGERGEIAGIAFSGQMSGIGTIGAGFEPVTHYDSWLDTRCEPYIDRMAEWAGRVVELSGCPPTYSHGPKMLWWRHERPDAYAEIERFVPIGSFVAARLAGLQVADAFMDRTYLHFTNLADTASGRWSDELIALFEVDPARLPRLVEPVDVIGEVTAEASSASGLPRGTPIAAGAGDTAASALGAAVVRPGQAFDAAGTASVFGICVDGFRPDTAARTLMATRGVAPGTFVNLAFVNGGGLALRWFRDEIASDLASEPDAYATLDALAASVPPGSEGLLWFPHFQGRVLPPQPHARGSWVGLTSRHTRGHLFRSLLEGIAFEYAEWARLAAEAGSGDLRETRAIGGGAASALWNQIKADVLGIDWIPVVTQECGVLGDAIIAAAATGHVRDVASAADSWQRAGTAVRPDAERHAIYDQLRGAYRALGDALTPVFRAMADAPQGASVEERS